The segment CTATGAAGTGCATGTGGTGGATGACCTGTCCAATACCGACGAAAGCGTCAGTGAGAGAATCCAAGAAATTACAGGCAAGCGACCTGCTTTTACCCTGCTGGATTTGCGAAACGCGCAGGATGTAGAAGCGTTGTTTTCCAACCACACTTTTGATGGTGTGATCCACTTTGCCGCTTCCAAGTCTGTAGGGGAGTCTGCACAGAATCCTTTGCTGTACTACCACAACAACATTTTGGGTTTAGTAAATTTGATTGCAAGTATGAAAAAACACGGTGTGCCAAACATCGTGTTTTCTTCATCCTGCACGGTCTACGGTCAGCCAGATGTGTTGCCTGTGACTGAGCAGACACCCATCAAACCCGCAGAGTCTCCCTACGGCAACACCAAAAAAATAGGAGAGGATATCCTCAGAGACAGTGCCAAGGCTTATGACAACATTCATGCGATTGCGCTGCGCTATTTCAATCCGATAGGCGCACATCCATCTGCTTTGATCGGAGAGAAACCCAAAGGAGTCCCCAACAATCTGATGCCCTACTTGATGCAAGTAGCTACTGGCGAGCGTGAGCTGTTGAGTGTGTTTGGCAATGATTACAACACGGTAGACGGGACAGCGGTCAGAGATTATATCCATGTGGTGGATTTGGCAAAGGCACATGTGATCGCCGTGCAGAGACAGTTGGATGGAAAGCAAAAGGAGGCTTATGAGTTCTTCAATCTAGGTTCTGGGTCTGGATTTTCTGTCTTAGAGATCATCGAGTCCTTTGAAAGAATCAATGGGGTGAAGGTAAACCACCAAATCACCGAGCGCAGAGCAGGTGATATCGAAAAAATATATGCCGACAATACCTACGCCAAAGAGGAGTTGGGCTGGCAGTCTGAGTTGAGTTTGGACGAGATGATGTCCTCCGCTTGGAACTGGCAATTGACATTAAAAGACTAAATACGAGGTTATGAAAGACTTAGGAGCAAAGAAAGCTGCTGTAATAGCAAGTTTTAGGGAGAATTTTGAGGGAGAGCCGATAGTAGTGAAATCACCCGGTAGAATCAACCTCATCGGGGAGCATACGGATTACAACCATGGCTATGTGATGCCAGCAGCCATTGAGCAGGCATCTTATGTAGGGATTGCCAAAAGTGGATCTGAGCAGTGCAAGTTGATCGCATTGGATCTCAATGAAAGTTATGAGTTTTCGATCGAAGGCGCGTTGCAGCCTATAGAAATAGGCTGGGTCAACTACTTCCTAGGGGTGATCGACCAGTACAAGAAAAAGAGTTTGGCATTGGAGGGCTTCCACATGGTCTTTACCAGTGATGTGCCTTTGGGAGCGGGTTTGTCTTCTTCGGCAGCTTTGGAATCGTCGTTTGGCTTTGCATTGAGTCAGTTGTTTTCACACAACGTGTCCTTGGTGGATGTAGCCTTGATGGGACAGCAGGCTGAGCACAATTTTGCAGGAGTGAAATGTGGCATCATGGATCAGTTTGCGAGTTGTCTGAGTACTGCCAATCATGCGATTGTGTTGGATTGTCGCTCGCTGGAGTACACCTCTATTCCTTGTGATATGAAGGACTACCAACTGGTGTTATTCGATACGGCCGTTAAGCACAACCTGGCGAGCTCGGAGTACAATGTACGCAGATCACAGTGCGAGAGTGGAGTAGCTGTATTGCAGACGAAGTTTGACGGCATAGGCTCGTTGCGAGACGCGACCATGGAGCAGTTGGATGCTGTCAAAGGAGAATTAGATAGCATTGTTTACGATAGATGCTCATACGTGATTGCCGAAAATGAAAGGGTGCTTCTCGCAGCAGAGGCCTTGAAAAGTGGCGATATAGAGACGCTAGGGCAGTTGATGAACGAAACGCATTTGGGTTTGAGCAAAAAATATGAAGTGAGTTGCAAGGAATTGGACCTGCTCTATGATATTGCTCAGTTGAATCCCAACATCATCGGAGCACGGATGATGGGCGGTGGTTTTGGGGGGTGCACCCTCAACATTGTGAAGAAAAGTGAGCTGGATAGTACCTTGGAATATGTGCTTGAGAGCTACAAGGATGCTACCCAAGTGGAACTAAAGCATTATATTGTCGCCCCTGGCGA is part of the Reichenbachiella agarivorans genome and harbors:
- the galE gene encoding UDP-glucose 4-epimerase GalE codes for the protein MVAKNILVTGGFGYIGAHTVVELLQAGYEVHVVDDLSNTDESVSERIQEITGKRPAFTLLDLRNAQDVEALFSNHTFDGVIHFAASKSVGESAQNPLLYYHNNILGLVNLIASMKKHGVPNIVFSSSCTVYGQPDVLPVTEQTPIKPAESPYGNTKKIGEDILRDSAKAYDNIHAIALRYFNPIGAHPSALIGEKPKGVPNNLMPYLMQVATGERELLSVFGNDYNTVDGTAVRDYIHVVDLAKAHVIAVQRQLDGKQKEAYEFFNLGSGSGFSVLEIIESFERINGVKVNHQITERRAGDIEKIYADNTYAKEELGWQSELSLDEMMSSAWNWQLTLKD
- the galK gene encoding galactokinase, giving the protein MKDLGAKKAAVIASFRENFEGEPIVVKSPGRINLIGEHTDYNHGYVMPAAIEQASYVGIAKSGSEQCKLIALDLNESYEFSIEGALQPIEIGWVNYFLGVIDQYKKKSLALEGFHMVFTSDVPLGAGLSSSAALESSFGFALSQLFSHNVSLVDVALMGQQAEHNFAGVKCGIMDQFASCLSTANHAIVLDCRSLEYTSIPCDMKDYQLVLFDTAVKHNLASSEYNVRRSQCESGVAVLQTKFDGIGSLRDATMEQLDAVKGELDSIVYDRCSYVIAENERVLLAAEALKSGDIETLGQLMNETHLGLSKKYEVSCKELDLLYDIAQLNPNIIGARMMGGGFGGCTLNIVKKSELDSTLEYVLESYKDATQVELKHYIVAPGDGATLL